The Kaistella daneshvariae genomic sequence GGTTTCGGCAAAGCCCGCGTACACCCAAGAGTTCATTTCTGACCAAAGGTTGCGCACGGTTTCGTCGCCTTTTTCCCAGTCGAGAAGCATTTTTTGTGCTTCGAGAATGACAGGTGCCTGTTTTTTAGCGCTGTTTTCGTCGGTTCCGTTGGCAACGAGTTCGGCAATTTGCTTTTTATAAGTTTGGTCAAATGCGACATAGTAGTTTCCGACCAATTTATCGCCTTTTAAGCCGGTATTTTTCGGAGTTTCACCGGCGCCAGATTTTTGCCAGGCGAGCATTGATTTGCAGATATGGATTCCGCGGTCGTTGATGATTTGCGTTTTGATGACGTTATAGCCGTCCTGTTTTAAAATTTGTGAAACAGAGTAGCCTAAAAGATTATTTCGGATATGGCCGAGGTGTAAAGGTTTGTTGGTGTTGGGTGAGGAAAATTCAACCATTACGGTTTCATTTCGGCTTTCAATCTGGTCGAAAGTTTCTTTGGTGTGCTGGAAATTATTGAGGAAGAATTTGTTTTTGATTTTCAGGTTCAAAAATCCTTTTACGACGTGATAACTTTCTACAAAATCGGATTGTGTCATAAAAGCTTCGCCGAGTTCCATCGCTATATAATCAGGGCTTCGCTTTAAAGCTTTTACAAGCGGAAAAGTGACGATAGTAAAATCTCCTTCAAAGTCGGTTTTATTTTGCTGTACCTCCAGGGTAACTGTATCGGTTATGTTTAGACCATCTATTTGAAAGACCGTTGCGATAATTTCTTGGAGTTTGTCCTGAATAATATCTTTAATGTTCATGGTAGATTTTTGATATACAAATATACAGAAATAAAAAAGCCACTCCGAAGAGTGGCTTAATTAATTACTGAAGGTTAAACCTTAGAATTTATCCCAGAACAAGTGAGTAGTTGCTTTGTCACCACCAATAGCGGTAGCAGCAGCAGTTACGTTTGCTTTGTTCAATACATATTCTTGATCAGAGTAAGGCATTCTTACCGGTACTCCTTCAAGTTTATTGTTTGTAGGGTTTTGAAACTTAGGATAATCTAATCTTCTTGAGAATAACCAAGCGCCAAAAGGCTGGTTAAATAATGCGATGTACGCTTCTTCCCCAATTGATTTTTTCCAGTTTACAGCATCATAAGGATGAGCAGCTAAATAAGCTGCGGCATCAGCAGTGCTAACATTGTTCAAGGCCATTGAAGTTAGTACTGCTTTATTGTACATTTCAACAGCAGTTCCTCCTACGTTGTATCCTCTTGCCGCTGCTTCAGCTTTCATGAACAATACTTCTTCGTAGCTTAAGTATGGTGCTGGTGCATTAGGCGCTAACCAGAAATCACTCATGTGAGATTTTCCATTGAATGGATTTAATTCTCCGAATACCCCACCAACATATTTACCGTCTACTGTAGTGAACCAAACTGCTCTTCTAGGATCGTTTTTAGCATTCATCATGTTAATAACAAGCTCTGTTGGAACAAAGTCATTTCTACCTGAAGCTACTAAATCGTCATAAACTGGGTTATTATAAGTTCCGCCAGCGAAATCAAGCGTGTAAGATTCATCTGCTGAAGCGATTACACCTGAAGCGACAGCTGCTTCTGCAGCTGATTTTGAAGTTGCAGGATCTACGTCTGCTAAGTTTAAAGCCAATCGTAGCTTAACCGAGTTTGCCAAATGTTTCCAACTTGTCATATTTCCACCGTATACCAGGTCCCCAGTTGAGTACCCGCTTGCGCCTGCATCGATTTTTGCTACAACTGCATCGATTCTTTTTAGAAGATCAGCATAAATAGCTTTCGCATCGTCATACTTTGGAGCAAAATTACCTTCTGCAGCGCCTAGAGCATCAAAATAGGGTACGTTTCCGTAAGTGTCTACTAAGTTTTCCCAAACTACAATCTGAGAAATTTCTAAAGTAGCCATTTTATTTGTTCGTTCTGCTTCGGAAAGAACTGCCTCGCTAGGAAGGTTCTTTTTAGCCTGCTCGTAGTTGTTCAACGAGTTCACATACATTCTGTTCCAGTGGTTACGAGGTTGGTTACGGGTAACCAAGTCGTAATTTGTTTCATCTGTATAGGTGGTTTCGGTCCATTGTTGAACAAAGAAACGATAGTTGTTAAAATTTACGCTGCCCGTAAAAGTAGAGTAGAAAAACCTTTCTTGCCCCATAGCCAGTAAAGTTTCTGACGGCAATACAGAGGGTGCTTTTACGTTTTCATTTAATGAAAGCAAATCTCTTTGGCACGACGTAAGGCTGATTGCAGCCAGCGCACCTATGATAAGTTTATTAAGTATTTTTTTCATTGTTGTAATCTTAGAATTTTAAAGTAACATTTAATCCGATATCTCTTGTTGTTGGTAGAGAACCGATTGACCATCCGTAAGAGCTAAGGCCGCCGCCCACCATGTTCTCAGGGTCTGCGTAAGGCAAGTTTTTGTGAATAATCCATAAGTTTCTACCTACTAAAGATACTTTAGCGTCTCTCACCCAAGTTCCAGCCAAGACGCTTTTCGGAAGGGTATAGCCAATAGCAGCTTCTCTTAATTTCACATATGAACCGTCATAAACGAAACGACTAGCAGGCATTCTTGCATATCCGTCTAATGAACCAAAAGCAGAAGGATTTCTGGTTACAGTTGTATTCGTTTTACCATCGGGGTTTACACCTGGCCATACAATTCCTTTCTCTCTGACATCACCCACGGCAGATTCAGGATACAAACCTGTTGCCAAACCGTAATACATATCAGTAGAAAATACATCACCACCTTGTCTAACATCAATTAGGAAGCTTAAGCTAAGCCCTTTGTAATCGAAGCTGTTTCTTACACCACCGATCCAATCTGGTGTTGCATTACCAATAATTTTGTTGTTTTCTTTTAAATAGTAGCCTGTTGTAGCATTAACTACCGGCTGACCGTTTAAGAATACATAATCACTACCTACCAAAGTACCCCAAGCTTCACCTTCTCTTGCGTTAAGTGAAACACCACCTTGGTATCCCTGAAGTAATACGTTGGAAACATCGGATACTTCATTGTGAAGAAGTTCAACAACTTTGTTTCTGTTTTGTGACCAGTTGATGTCCATGTTCCAAGTGAAGTTTGAAGTTTTAATTGGAACAAGTCCTAAAGCGACTTCATAACCCCAGTTGTCAATCTGTCCGGCATTTACAGAAGCAGTGCTAAGCCCTGAAGCTGAAGAAATTGGAAGAGTAGGAAGAATCTGGTTAATGGTTTTCGTTTTGTAGTATGCCAAATCAAAAGTGAATCTGTTTTTGAAGAAGCTACCTTCAGTACCCACCTCAAATTCTTTCGCTCTTTGTGGTTTCAAGTCAGAATTTGGCTGTCTTGTTTGAGTTCCGGAAAGACCTACATTTCCAAAGAACCCTGCTGGAGCATAGTAGTAAGCTAACTGATATGGATCTGCTGTTCCACCAACTTCAGCGTAGTTTGCTCTTAATTTCCAGAAGTTCATCCAGCTTGGTTTTATCAATTCTGATAAAATCAACGCTCCAGTTACAGAACCGTAACCATAAACGTTGTTTCCGCCTGGAAGCGTTGAACTCTGGTCAACACGGTATGTTCCATCTAAATAGAAAATTTTGTAGAAATCAAAAGATGCAGAAGCATATCCTGAGTTCGTTTGCCATGTTACTTCGCTTTCGGAAGGTGCTAAGGTAGGTGCAGCACTGTTACCAAGGCTATAGATGTTTCTGATTACCAATCCTCCTTCAGTAGAAGCATAAAGGCTGCTATTGTAGTTTCTTCGGATAGTTCCCCCAACGATACCACTAACATTGATATTATCTGTAATATCAAATTTATAGTTACCGATCAAATCGTAATTTGTTTCGGATCTACGAACATCTCTTCTCGCATATCCGGAAGCCACATCGTTACCAGAAGCACCAAAACCAGTTGCTAGTGTACCAATAGCCATTTTTTGCTCAACGCGCAGATCACTTCTATCGTAAGAAACTCTACCCATTACGCTGATATCCTTTGTAAAGTCATAGGTTAAACTTGCGACATTGAAGTTTCTGTTTCTCTGGTCTCTAGGTGCATTTTCATACGCCTGGAAATAAGGGTTGTTCCAGAAAATTGGTCTTAAGTTGCTGGAATCATAAGGGTTCCATGTTACGTTACCGTAGTTGTTAGCTTCAACCGGATTTGCGATGTTTCTGAAGTAAGCATCTCTCAGTGATAATATATCTACGTTGGTTTGCCACCATTGTCTGAAACCTGACATAATATTGTCACTGTATGCTCCGATTGCTCTACCTTTAGTATCCTGCAAAGTTAACGTCGTGTAGAATGAAGCATGAAGCTTATCTGTAAAATCGTAATTTGCTTTTAAAGAGAAGGTATTTTTTGAAAGTTTTGAGTTCGGCATCAAACCACTTTGCGTCATGTTATCATAAGAGAACAAGATGTTTGAGCTTTTATTGCCTTTTTGCAAAGAAACAGTATTCGAGAAAGTGAATGGTGTTTCGAAAAATTCGATTGGAGTGTTTTTAGCAGCTACCCAAGGAGTCGCTTGACCATAAGTTGGTGAAGTAGGGTCCAAAGATTCCCATTGGTATACCAACTGATTCGGGTTGAATCTTGGTCCCCAAGAAGCATCTTCTGCAAAGTTTGCATAGAAATTTCCGTCTGGTGCAGGATCTTCAGTATAGAAGCTAGTATCGTATCCGCCACCGTATTTGTCTTGGTATTCAGCAAAAGTGCTTTTATCAACAAATCCTGCTTGAACACCTGTTGACCAGGTTACGCCCCACGATCCGTCATCATTTCCTCTACCATTTTTGGTAGTAATCAAAATTACACCATTTAAACCTCTTTCTCCATAAAGAGCAGATGCCGCCGCACCTTTCAATACGTTAATTGAAGCGATGTCTTCCTGGTTGATATCAGAAAGCGCGTTACCGTAATCTGTATTACCGTAAAGTGAAGAGGTGTTGTTAACAGGCGAACCGTCAATAACCACCAATGGAGAAGCGCCGTCCACAGACTTAACCCCTCTGATTACCAAGTTAGCAGAACCCCCAAAGTTACTGGTAGTAGTAACATTAAGACCTGCAACTTTACCTGAAAGTTGAGAAGCAATGTTTCCTGTGTTGGTTGTTCCTTCTGTTAAAGCGTCCGCTTTAACCTCCTGAGAAGAGTAACCCAGTGATTTTTTCTCTCTTTTAATACCTAAAGCCGTAACTACGACGCCTTCGATATCCTGTGTTTTAATTGTATCTCTTGTCTGTGCATTTACCAAAGCAAATGAAGCAGTCAAAACTACAGCTAAAACGCTTGTTGTTAGTTTCTTCATATCAAATTAAATTTTTTCATTACAACAAAAGTGCACACTTTAATTTATATATCCAAATTATTTGTTAATAAATTCTTAATTAATTTGTATTTTTGTCACCTTAAATACCATTTAATTATTAAAAAGGCACTAAAAATGAAATTGCGCAAGAGCTGGTCATCGCTCTACCTTGAGGCAGGATGCGATGAAGTGGGGAGAGGATGTCTTTGCGGTCCGGTCGTAGCTGCGGCGGTTATTTTACCGAAAAAATTTAAGCAAAATTTGGTTAATGATTCAAAAAAATTAACGTTTCAAACCCGAATGGAATTGGACTCCTATATTAAAGAAAATGTAATGGAGTTTGCAATTGCTGAGCTTCCACCGTCTTTCATTGATGAACACAATATTTTAAACGCCAGTATTCACGCGATGCACCGCGCCGTAGATCAGTTAACCACGCGGCCGGAACTGATTCTAGTGGACGGAAACCGATTTCATGCATACCCTTTTATTCCGCATCAGTGCATTGTAAAAGGTGATGAAAAATTTCTTTCGATAGCGTGTGCCTCAATTCTAGCAAAAAATTACCGCGACCAGCTGATGATAAAACTTCATGATGAATTTCCGCAGTATGGCTGGAACACCAACATGGGTTATGCGACAAAAGCACACCAAAATGCACTCATGGAATTTGGACCAACAATTCACCACCGGAGATCATTCCGACTGGATTACAGTGAAGCGGTACCCGATTTACAAGAGGAATATATAGAAGCATAAAAAAAGCCGGAAGATTTTCTCCCGGCTTTTTTGGTGTTTTTTTTATTTTTTCTTAGACTGTTGCTGTTGCTGAAGTTTTTGCTGCTCTTGAGCTTTCTCCATCATTTCGCGCATTCTTTTCTGCAGTTTACCTTCTTTCTTCGGCTCTTTCAATTTATTTGCCTGTATTTGGGCATGAATTTTCTTTTCATCCAAAATCCAGTATTTAATCACAAGGATGATTAAAATGTTAATCGCATTGGATACAAAATAATACCACGACAATCCGGAGGCCGATGTATTCAAAAAGAAAAGGAAAGTAATCGGGAAAATATACATGATCACCTTCATATTCGGCATGCCTTCTTGTGTAGGTTGCTGAATGTTGCCGGCAGTCATCATGGTATAAATTAAAATTACCACCGTACACGCAATCGCGAAAATGCTTAAATGATCTCCTAATAAAGGAATAGAAAACGGCAGTTTTATCACGTCATCATAAGCGGTTAAATCTTTCGCAAACCAAAAGCTTTTACCTCGCAGATCAATCATATTCGGGAAAAAGCGGAACAATGCGTAGAAAATCGGTACCTGTATAAGCCCCGGCAAGCAGCCCGCCATTTGGTTCACGCCTGCTTTCCGGTAAACCGCCATGGTTTCCTGCTGCTTTTTCATCGGGTCAGCGTCTTTGTATTTCGCATTCACCTCATCAATTTCGGGTCGGATTACCCGCATCATCGCACTCAGCTTATGTTGCTTAAACATCACCGGCGACAAAATAATCTTCACGAAAATAGTCATTAAGAAAATCACCCAACCCGCAGCAATTCCCCAACTTGAAATCAAATTGTACAACGGAATAAAAAACCAACGGTTTAAAGACCCGATAAATGACCAACCCAAAGGCAGCAATTCATCGAAGTTTTTATCATAAGATTTCAGCAAAGGCAAATCCAAAGGCATAAAATACCATTTGAAATTCTGGTTCATTTCACCTCCAGCTAACTCAACCTGACCGTTAAAATTAAATTTCTTCAGAAAATCGCCTTCATCAATCATCTCCTGGCTGCCGTGCGAATTTTTGAAACCGTGTTGCGGCTCAATCACCATCGAAAAAAACTGCTGTTTAATAGCCAACCAGTTCAGCGTTTCCTCCGGTTCTTCCATAGTGGTTCTTCCGTCGTAGTCGAAACTGCTGTAGTTATCGAAAACGTAATTAAATTCGGTATGCGTCTGTTCCTGCGAACGTCCTTTTTCATGCTGTCTTGCGGTGAAATCCCAAACAAAATCAGCTTTGGTGTCAGAAACCAATTGTGATAAACCTTGTGTTTTTACATTAAAGTCAATGGTGTATTTTCCAAGTAAGGTATAAATAAACTGGATCACAGCGCCATTTGCGTTTGCCTGCATCGTTACGGTATTTCCGTTTTGTGAAGGCGTAAAAACTAAATCTTTAGTGCTGAAAACTTTCCCGGTTTTGTCTTTAAACTGAAAACCGTAAGACGAATTATTCTGGTCAAACAGCAGCAATTTTTTGTCGTTTACATCGGTATTTTTATTGTACGCTTTGTATTCGTTCAGTTCCACGGTAGAAAGTTGTCCACCTAAAGTTGAAATAGAAACCGTTAATTCCTTATTCTTTAACTCAACTTGCTGAATAGACGTTGCCTGTACACTGTCGTTCAGGTTGGCTACAACTGCGGGCTTTGTTGCGTTGGTGGTCGCTGGCGTTACTTGAGTGCTCTTTTGCGGTTCTGCTAACTGCTGTTCTGTTGCCTGTTTATTTTGAAAATAAAACATGGCGCCCATAATCAACAATGAAAACAAAACGAAACTGATCAGTTGGTTTTTATCTAAACCGTTATTTTGCTGCATTTTAATTTATTTGGAATTGAATTATAAAGCTCAAAAAAATGTCTTTTTAACGCCCAATAATTTTAGGTGGCAAAAATACTGAAATTTTTGGCAATCAAGAAGATTTTACCTATTCATTTAAAAAACAAGAGATAAAAAACGGCTGTCTTTTATCTCTTGTTGATTATTTTTTCGTTGAAGCTTTGATGAGCGCCTTGAATAAAGGATGCGGCGAGGCAACCGTACTCTTATATTCCGGGTGATACTGCACACCGATATAGAACGGATGATCTTTCAGCTCAATGGTTTCCACCAATTCAGTTTCCGGATTAAGACCTGTCGGGACCAAACCGTTCTTTTCAAACTCCTCTTTATATTCAGAATTGAATTCGTAACGGTGGCGGTGTCTTTCAGAAATATTCTTCGAGCCGTAAATTTCAATGAGTTTCGAGCCGCCTTTCAGCGCGCATTTCCAGGCGCCGAGGCGCATCGTACCACCTTTTTCCACTACATTTTTCTGATCTTCCATTAGCGAAATTACAGGTTCCGGCGTGGAAGTGTCAAATTCCATCGAGTTGGCTTTCTGGTAACCCAGAATATTTCTTGCAAATTCAATGGTCATAATCTGCATGCCCAAACAAATTCCCAAAAGCGGAATATTATTCTCTCGCGCAAATTTCGCAGCTGCGATTTTTCCTTCAATTCCGCGGTCACCAAATCCTGGCGCGATCAGCATTCCGTCAATTCCACGCAAAGTTTCAGCGATGTTTTCCTCTGTCAGTTCACCACTGTACACCCAGCGGATTTTCACTTCGGTTTCCATATCAGCGCCGGCGTGGATAAAAGCTTCGGCGATAGATTTATACGAATCCTGCAGCGAAACATATTTTCCAATCAGCGCGATTTCCACCGATTTTTTAGGATTTTTATATTTTTTCAAAAAGCTTTTCCAGTCTTTCAGGTCGGCTTCGGAGTCAGATTTTAAGTTCAGTTCTTTTAAAACCACATCATCAAAGTCCTGTTTCTGCAAATAAAGCGGAACCTCATAAATGGTTTCCAAATCTTTACATTCAATCACATTTTCCAATGGCACGTTACAAAACTGAGCCAGTTTCATGCGCTGCTCTTTCGGAATGATGTGTTCGGTGCGGCAAACTAAGACATCCGCTTGTATTCCCGATTCCATCAGCTGTCGCACCGAGTGTTGCGAAGGTTTTGTTTTCAGTTCACCGCTGGCAGCAAGATACGGCAGCAAAGTCAGGTGAATCACCATAGAATTCTGCTCGCCCAATTCCCATTTCAGCTGGCGCACACTTTCTATATAAGGTAGCGATTCGATGTCGCCCACCGTACCGCCAATTTCGGTGATGATGATGTCGTAGTTCTGTTTCGCCAGAATTTTTATGCGGCGCTTGATTTCGTTCGTAATATGCGGGATCACCTGCACGGTTTTCC encodes the following:
- a CDS encoding SusD/RagB family nutrient-binding outer membrane lipoprotein, with product MKKILNKLIIGALAAISLTSCQRDLLSLNENVKAPSVLPSETLLAMGQERFFYSTFTGSVNFNNYRFFVQQWTETTYTDETNYDLVTRNQPRNHWNRMYVNSLNNYEQAKKNLPSEAVLSEAERTNKMATLEISQIVVWENLVDTYGNVPYFDALGAAEGNFAPKYDDAKAIYADLLKRIDAVVAKIDAGASGYSTGDLVYGGNMTSWKHLANSVKLRLALNLADVDPATSKSAAEAAVASGVIASADESYTLDFAGGTYNNPVYDDLVASGRNDFVPTELVINMMNAKNDPRRAVWFTTVDGKYVGGVFGELNPFNGKSHMSDFWLAPNAPAPYLSYEEVLFMKAEAAARGYNVGGTAVEMYNKAVLTSMALNNVSTADAAAYLAAHPYDAVNWKKSIGEEAYIALFNQPFGAWLFSRRLDYPKFQNPTNNKLEGVPVRMPYSDQEYVLNKANVTAAATAIGGDKATTHLFWDKF
- a CDS encoding SusC/RagA family TonB-linked outer membrane protein, with translation MKKLTTSVLAVVLTASFALVNAQTRDTIKTQDIEGVVVTALGIKREKKSLGYSSQEVKADALTEGTTNTGNIASQLSGKVAGLNVTTTSNFGGSANLVIRGVKSVDGASPLVVIDGSPVNNTSSLYGNTDYGNALSDINQEDIASINVLKGAAASALYGERGLNGVILITTKNGRGNDDGSWGVTWSTGVQAGFVDKSTFAEYQDKYGGGYDTSFYTEDPAPDGNFYANFAEDASWGPRFNPNQLVYQWESLDPTSPTYGQATPWVAAKNTPIEFFETPFTFSNTVSLQKGNKSSNILFSYDNMTQSGLMPNSKLSKNTFSLKANYDFTDKLHASFYTTLTLQDTKGRAIGAYSDNIMSGFRQWWQTNVDILSLRDAYFRNIANPVEANNYGNVTWNPYDSSNLRPIFWNNPYFQAYENAPRDQRNRNFNVASLTYDFTKDISVMGRVSYDRSDLRVEQKMAIGTLATGFGASGNDVASGYARRDVRRSETNYDLIGNYKFDITDNINVSGIVGGTIRRNYNSSLYASTEGGLVIRNIYSLGNSAAPTLAPSESEVTWQTNSGYASASFDFYKIFYLDGTYRVDQSSTLPGGNNVYGYGSVTGALILSELIKPSWMNFWKLRANYAEVGGTADPYQLAYYYAPAGFFGNVGLSGTQTRQPNSDLKPQRAKEFEVGTEGSFFKNRFTFDLAYYKTKTINQILPTLPISSASGLSTASVNAGQIDNWGYEVALGLVPIKTSNFTWNMDINWSQNRNKVVELLHNEVSDVSNVLLQGYQGGVSLNAREGEAWGTLVGSDYVFLNGQPVVNATTGYYLKENNKIIGNATPDWIGGVRNSFDYKGLSLSFLIDVRQGGDVFSTDMYYGLATGLYPESAVGDVREKGIVWPGVNPDGKTNTTVTRNPSAFGSLDGYARMPASRFVYDGSYVKLREAAIGYTLPKSVLAGTWVRDAKVSLVGRNLWIIHKNLPYADPENMVGGGLSSYGWSIGSLPTTRDIGLNVTLKF
- a CDS encoding ribonuclease HII; this translates as MKLRKSWSSLYLEAGCDEVGRGCLCGPVVAAAVILPKKFKQNLVNDSKKLTFQTRMELDSYIKENVMEFAIAELPPSFIDEHNILNASIHAMHRAVDQLTTRPELILVDGNRFHAYPFIPHQCIVKGDEKFLSIACASILAKNYRDQLMIKLHDEFPQYGWNTNMGYATKAHQNALMEFGPTIHHRRSFRLDYSEAVPDLQEEYIEA
- the yidC gene encoding membrane protein insertase YidC; its protein translation is MQQNNGLDKNQLISFVLFSLLIMGAMFYFQNKQATEQQLAEPQKSTQVTPATTNATKPAVVANLNDSVQATSIQQVELKNKELTVSISTLGGQLSTVELNEYKAYNKNTDVNDKKLLLFDQNNSSYGFQFKDKTGKVFSTKDLVFTPSQNGNTVTMQANANGAVIQFIYTLLGKYTIDFNVKTQGLSQLVSDTKADFVWDFTARQHEKGRSQEQTHTEFNYVFDNYSSFDYDGRTTMEEPEETLNWLAIKQQFFSMVIEPQHGFKNSHGSQEMIDEGDFLKKFNFNGQVELAGGEMNQNFKWYFMPLDLPLLKSYDKNFDELLPLGWSFIGSLNRWFFIPLYNLISSWGIAAGWVIFLMTIFVKIILSPVMFKQHKLSAMMRVIRPEIDEVNAKYKDADPMKKQQETMAVYRKAGVNQMAGCLPGLIQVPIFYALFRFFPNMIDLRGKSFWFAKDLTAYDDVIKLPFSIPLLGDHLSIFAIACTVVILIYTMMTAGNIQQPTQEGMPNMKVIMYIFPITFLFFLNTSASGLSWYYFVSNAINILIILVIKYWILDEKKIHAQIQANKLKEPKKEGKLQKRMREMMEKAQEQQKLQQQQQSKKK
- a CDS encoding CTP synthase, with the translated sequence MSKKNTKYIFVTGGVTSSLGKGIVSASLGLLLKSRGFNVTIQKLDPYINIDPGTLNPYEHGECYVTEDGAETDLDLGHYERFLDSKTSQNNNVTTGKIYQTVIEKERKGDFLGKTVQVIPHITNEIKRRIKILAKQNYDIIITEIGGTVGDIESLPYIESVRQLKWELGEQNSMVIHLTLLPYLAASGELKTKPSQHSVRQLMESGIQADVLVCRTEHIIPKEQRMKLAQFCNVPLENVIECKDLETIYEVPLYLQKQDFDDVVLKELNLKSDSEADLKDWKSFLKKYKNPKKSVEIALIGKYVSLQDSYKSIAEAFIHAGADMETEVKIRWVYSGELTEENIAETLRGIDGMLIAPGFGDRGIEGKIAAAKFARENNIPLLGICLGMQIMTIEFARNILGYQKANSMEFDTSTPEPVISLMEDQKNVVEKGGTMRLGAWKCALKGGSKLIEIYGSKNISERHRHRYEFNSEYKEEFEKNGLVPTGLNPETELVETIELKDHPFYIGVQYHPEYKSTVASPHPLFKALIKASTKK